The Polyangiaceae bacterium genome window below encodes:
- a CDS encoding RNA-binding protein, producing the protein MGNRLYVGNLSFSTSRESLESMFASAGEVREIAMPTDRETGQPRGFAFVTMGDAAQAASAIEQFDGAKLDGRSLKVNEAQERPRNGGGGGGGGGGRSFGGGGGGGGRGFGGGGGGGGRGGFGGGGGGGRGRY; encoded by the coding sequence ATGGGTAATCGTCTCTACGTGGGCAATCTCTCTTTCAGCACCAGCCGCGAATCGCTCGAGTCCATGTTTGCCTCGGCAGGCGAAGTTCGCGAGATCGCGATGCCGACGGATCGCGAAACCGGGCAACCTCGTGGGTTTGCCTTCGTGACGATGGGTGATGCCGCGCAAGCTGCTTCGGCCATCGAACAATTCGACGGCGCCAAGCTCGACGGTCGTTCGCTCAAGGTGAACGAGGCGCAAGAGCGTCCCCGCAACGGCGGTGGCGGCGGCGGTGGTGGCGGCGGCCGCAGCTTCGGCGGCGGTGGCGGCGGTGGTGGCCGTGGCTTCGGCGGCGGCGGCGGTGGCGGTGGTCGCGGCGGCTTCGGCGGCGGCGGCGGCGGTGGTCGCGGTCGTTACTGA
- a CDS encoding TetR/AcrR family transcriptional regulator, whose product MPSASSRPYHHGDLPRVLREGALELIAERGPMGFTLRELARRVGVSHAAPYRHYADKRALLTSLAVEGARRLADDIEAALQAAGPDARAQFLAAGHAYVRFALDHAAHFRAMFSSDIDTNDAAYVAARDRSLGLLHDYIAAAQTSGYFGPGDPKSFVIPVFAMHQGLAELISLGVFGTLDAANVKAVSDLAHGRLLDGLVTKPVSGAAMSKKTSKAKSSRGARSRA is encoded by the coding sequence ATGCCCAGCGCTTCGTCTCGACCCTATCATCATGGGGACTTGCCTCGCGTGCTTCGCGAAGGGGCGCTCGAGCTGATTGCCGAACGGGGTCCCATGGGATTCACGTTGCGCGAGCTTGCGCGGCGCGTCGGCGTTTCTCATGCCGCACCTTATCGGCATTACGCGGACAAACGAGCGCTGCTCACATCCCTTGCCGTCGAAGGAGCTCGACGCTTGGCCGATGACATCGAAGCCGCGCTTCAAGCGGCCGGACCCGATGCTCGCGCGCAGTTTCTCGCAGCAGGCCATGCGTACGTACGTTTCGCGTTGGATCACGCGGCGCATTTTCGGGCGATGTTCTCGAGCGACATCGATACGAACGATGCGGCCTACGTGGCCGCTCGAGATCGCAGTTTGGGCCTATTGCACGATTACATCGCGGCTGCTCAAACCTCGGGATATTTCGGTCCAGGTGATCCCAAATCATTCGTCATTCCCGTCTTCGCAATGCATCAAGGTCTGGCAGAGCTCATTTCCTTGGGAGTGTTCGGAACGCTCGACGCAGCCAATGTAAAAGCGGTGTCCGACCTCGCGCACGGGCGGCTGCTCGATGGGCTCGTGACGAAGCCTGTCAGCGGGGCGGCCATGTCGAAGAAGACGTCAAAAGCAAAGTCGTCTCGTGGGGCGCGATCACGCGCGTAG
- a CDS encoding PAAR domain-containing protein produces MAQLAARVGDPHTCPMVTPSPHIGGPILPPGCPTVVIGGEPAARVNDMCQCTGPLDMIRTGAPTVLIGGEPAARMGDLTRHGGVIVMGFPTVLIGPIAPGDAIAALFSDEYMRALLGKTWQGADSEQLRDAMNTLWEHRHDPNHPDVAKALEQLAEARGRPLDEIQSEWGKFQAALAEQERIAASKGLDPSGGLNWMHPDFMGSTSQMRSGQVVGDAFGMDPAFGAMLNPSGGLVGPGNMAFDGDDSAVGYHGAVHDAAGYLYNYHDQGPGYDYLGLEGRDTGSPLSGQRSGISYWRDVVPDRSGGQKFTDAASDVIMDGVVGGIDTASDVYNTVKDTVSSGYNTAKDAISDGWNWLTNR; encoded by the coding sequence ATGGCACAACTGGCCGCGCGCGTTGGTGATCCCCATACGTGTCCGATGGTGACTCCGTCACCGCACATCGGAGGGCCGATCTTGCCTCCGGGATGCCCCACGGTGGTCATCGGCGGCGAGCCTGCCGCTCGGGTCAACGACATGTGTCAATGCACCGGGCCGCTCGACATGATCCGCACGGGCGCGCCCACCGTATTGATCGGCGGCGAGCCTGCGGCGCGCATGGGGGATCTGACGCGACACGGTGGCGTCATCGTGATGGGTTTTCCCACGGTCCTCATCGGGCCCATCGCGCCAGGCGATGCCATCGCCGCTCTGTTCAGCGACGAGTACATGCGCGCGCTGCTCGGCAAAACGTGGCAGGGCGCCGATAGCGAACAGCTCCGCGATGCGATGAACACGCTTTGGGAGCATCGCCACGATCCGAATCATCCCGACGTTGCGAAGGCGCTCGAGCAGCTCGCGGAAGCTCGCGGCCGCCCGCTCGACGAGATCCAATCGGAATGGGGCAAGTTTCAAGCGGCGCTGGCCGAGCAGGAACGCATCGCAGCATCCAAGGGTCTCGATCCTTCCGGCGGTCTCAACTGGATGCATCCGGACTTCATGGGCAGCACATCTCAAATGCGATCGGGCCAGGTCGTTGGCGACGCATTCGGGATGGACCCGGCATTCGGTGCGATGCTCAATCCGAGCGGTGGTCTGGTTGGTCCGGGCAACATGGCCTTCGACGGCGATGATTCCGCAGTTGGGTATCACGGCGCCGTGCACGATGCTGCGGGCTACCTCTACAACTACCACGACCAAGGCCCCGGCTACGATTACCTCGGTTTGGAAGGGCGTGACACGGGTAGCCCGCTTTCGGGTCAGCGCTCGGGCATTTCATACTGGCGCGATGTGGTGCCCGATCGCAGCGGCGGGCAGAAGTTCACCGATGCGGCGAGCGACGTCATCATGGACGGCGTCGTGGGAGGCATCGACACTGCGTCGGACGTGTACAACACGGTCAAAGACACCGTATCGAGCGGCTACAACACGGCCAAGGACGCCATTTCCGATGGCTGGAACTGGCTGACGAATCGATAG
- a CDS encoding DUF1592 domain-containing protein, with amino-acid sequence MSKRYIGSRRDQIGLRNVVATLLAAFVSTTACVGIVGDTGDEANGKTLVLAPAALPRLTAEQYRSTLVELFGNAAPSGPLEDDTKPYLFYNIGASTTTLSELGVQLYEESADALSRYVFADAARRAAFVGCTPAAPGDACVESFLRKFGRRVVRRPLTEDEVARWVNVSKTLADPDAWEGLRLAVAGLIQSPHFLYRVDLGSAGESASRRKLDGYELASRLSFLLWNQGPDEALLDAAESGELDTREGVAMAAERLLDDPRARGAVQAFFRQYLDLGRLAGINRNPATYPLFAPGITDAMRREVELIVDDLVFETRGDARSIFSTRMTYVNTDLAALYGVDAPGATKTEFVEVELPADGPRAGILTFGAFLTMNAHESYTSPTARGKYVRERVLCLEVPAPPPGVDTSLDPVPMGEPPKTVRERMELHRTNPSCASCHSFMDPPGFLFEHFDSSGAYRTVQEGVLPIDSSGDLDGTPLTDARGLATILETDPRVGRCMVRQLYRHAQGRLETPGEALALEDLADRFAAASFDFRSLLIELVTHDAFRFVGTKETP; translated from the coding sequence ATGTCCAAGAGATACATAGGCTCGAGGCGAGACCAGATTGGCTTACGTAACGTTGTAGCAACGCTGCTTGCCGCGTTCGTTTCGACGACGGCGTGCGTGGGCATCGTTGGAGACACGGGGGACGAAGCGAACGGCAAGACGCTCGTCCTTGCGCCTGCAGCGTTGCCTCGTCTCACGGCGGAGCAGTACCGCAGCACGCTCGTCGAGCTTTTCGGCAATGCTGCGCCATCGGGGCCGCTCGAAGACGATACGAAGCCGTACCTTTTCTACAACATCGGCGCATCGACGACGACGTTGTCGGAGCTCGGCGTGCAGCTTTACGAAGAGTCAGCCGATGCGCTTTCCCGCTACGTGTTCGCCGACGCTGCGCGGCGCGCAGCGTTTGTCGGGTGCACACCCGCAGCACCGGGCGATGCGTGTGTCGAGTCGTTCTTGCGCAAGTTCGGTCGTCGCGTCGTGCGCCGTCCGCTCACCGAAGACGAGGTTGCTCGTTGGGTGAACGTTTCAAAGACGCTCGCTGATCCCGATGCATGGGAAGGTCTGCGACTCGCTGTCGCGGGGCTCATTCAGTCGCCGCATTTTTTGTATCGGGTCGACCTTGGATCGGCCGGAGAAAGCGCGTCACGGCGCAAGCTCGACGGCTACGAATTGGCGTCGCGCTTATCGTTTCTCTTGTGGAACCAAGGTCCCGATGAAGCGCTGCTCGATGCGGCCGAAAGCGGCGAGCTCGATACGCGTGAAGGCGTGGCCATGGCTGCCGAACGACTGCTCGACGATCCGCGAGCGCGTGGCGCGGTGCAGGCGTTTTTCCGGCAGTACCTGGACCTTGGACGTCTCGCAGGCATCAACCGCAATCCCGCGACATATCCACTCTTTGCGCCAGGCATCACGGACGCCATGCGCCGAGAGGTCGAGCTCATCGTCGACGACCTCGTCTTCGAAACGCGCGGTGATGCGCGAAGCATTTTCAGCACGCGCATGACCTACGTGAACACCGATCTTGCTGCGCTCTATGGTGTCGACGCTCCGGGCGCGACGAAGACGGAGTTTGTCGAAGTGGAACTACCGGCCGATGGTCCACGCGCCGGCATTCTCACGTTCGGCGCATTTCTCACGATGAACGCGCACGAGTCGTACACGTCGCCGACGGCGCGCGGCAAATACGTGCGTGAACGCGTGCTCTGCCTCGAGGTGCCCGCACCTCCGCCCGGCGTCGATACGTCGCTCGATCCGGTTCCGATGGGTGAGCCGCCGAAAACGGTGCGCGAACGCATGGAGCTGCACCGGACAAACCCGTCGTGCGCGTCGTGTCATTCCTTCATGGATCCGCCCGGGTTTCTCTTCGAACACTTCGATTCGTCGGGCGCGTATCGCACCGTGCAAGAAGGCGTCTTGCCGATCGATTCATCGGGTGATCTCGACGGCACGCCGCTCACCGATGCGCGTGGTCTTGCGACGATCCTCGAGACCGATCCACGCGTTGGCAGGTGCATGGTCAGACAGCTTTACCGTCATGCACAAGGAAGGCTCGAAACACCGGGCGAAGCCCTTGCGCTCGAAGACTTGGCGGATCGATTTGCCGCCGCATCGTTCGATTTTCGGTCGCTGCTCATCGAGCTCGTGACGCACGACGCATTCCGATTCGTTGGTACGAAGGAGACTCCGTGA
- a CDS encoding DUF1552 domain-containing protein, producing MARPMLSRRTFLRGVAAGTTVALAVPTLEAMLGSREADAAVGGPIFGVFFWGGGLPWHDGHGAAQAGHPDIWTPKETGAGYTPTELLAPLAPHQPSVITGLTPHTQVPPNPPGQEDGHMRGFMVSMTGDRVRPEGFDHPSHTLTALRPTLDQYVAKHPDFYGLESPRFRSLVLGASSARFHDYGHWNAISYNGPDNLNLPVMDPGQLFDLLFGVQTDTSSLKKRALLLDAVLEDAKSLSARVGAEDKQRIEAHLEHLNAVKTRLEHSGEACVAPAKPGNTADLIAKTDIMAGLLAAALACNMTRVFSFMLTSPATTHVFANLGVPNDFHATVHAGAWDQTRAGILYQMQAFGTFLGKLASVSDPTGATLLDRAVVFGLSEYGEGFQHSVSEMPCVLAGGGAGRIKRNVHVRDPGGNISKAHVTMLRGIGLETPSFGWNGGETSEAFGDILV from the coding sequence ATGGCCCGCCCGATGCTTTCTCGTCGAACGTTTTTGCGCGGCGTGGCCGCTGGCACCACGGTCGCGCTGGCCGTGCCCACGCTCGAAGCAATGCTTGGATCGCGCGAGGCGGATGCAGCCGTTGGAGGTCCCATCTTTGGCGTCTTCTTCTGGGGCGGAGGTTTGCCTTGGCACGACGGTCATGGCGCTGCTCAAGCCGGGCACCCGGACATCTGGACGCCAAAGGAAACGGGCGCCGGGTATACGCCGACCGAATTGCTCGCGCCTCTCGCGCCTCATCAACCGAGCGTCATCACGGGGCTCACGCCGCATACGCAAGTGCCGCCCAATCCGCCGGGGCAAGAGGATGGTCACATGCGTGGGTTCATGGTGTCGATGACGGGCGATCGTGTGCGTCCCGAAGGGTTCGATCATCCATCGCACACGCTCACGGCGCTTCGTCCGACGCTCGATCAATACGTGGCAAAACATCCGGACTTTTACGGTCTCGAGTCACCGCGATTCAGGTCGCTCGTGCTCGGCGCGAGCTCGGCGCGATTCCACGACTATGGTCACTGGAACGCGATTTCGTACAACGGCCCGGACAACCTCAACCTTCCCGTGATGGATCCAGGGCAGCTCTTCGATCTTTTGTTTGGCGTACAAACGGATACGAGCTCTCTGAAGAAGAGGGCGCTCTTGCTCGATGCGGTGCTCGAAGACGCCAAGAGTTTGTCGGCGCGCGTAGGAGCCGAGGACAAACAGCGCATCGAGGCGCATCTCGAACACCTGAACGCAGTCAAGACGCGTCTCGAACATTCGGGTGAAGCGTGCGTTGCGCCGGCCAAACCAGGAAACACCGCTGACCTCATTGCCAAGACGGACATCATGGCCGGCCTGCTCGCGGCGGCTTTGGCGTGCAACATGACGCGCGTCTTTTCGTTCATGCTCACGTCACCGGCGACGACGCACGTTTTTGCCAACCTGGGCGTGCCCAACGATTTTCATGCGACCGTGCACGCTGGAGCTTGGGATCAAACACGCGCGGGGATTCTGTATCAGATGCAAGCCTTCGGAACGTTCCTCGGCAAACTCGCCAGCGTATCGGATCCGACGGGTGCGACGCTGCTCGATCGAGCGGTCGTTTTCGGGCTATCCGAATACGGCGAAGGGTTTCAGCACAGCGTTTCGGAAATGCCGTGTGTCTTGGCGGGTGGAGGTGCTGGTCGAATCAAGCGCAACGTGCACGTGCGGGATCCTGGAGGCAACATCAGCAAAGCGCACGTCACGATGCTGCGTGGCATTGGCCTCGAAACACCGAGTTTCGGTTGGAATGGCGGCGAGACGTCCGAAGCGTTTGGCGACATTCTCGTATGA
- a CDS encoding protein kinase → MPELVLIDGRFELRDSVARGGMGAVYRAFDRVTQQAVAVKVLRDSADEAVVRFGFEARVLGEIEHPHVVRYVAHGKLPSGQPYLAMEWLDGQTLAGRLVTGPLGIEETVELARRVASGLGEAHARGIVHRDIKPGNLLLHHGDVRRVKLLDFGIVRVDAMNTALTVTGTLIGTPGYMAPEQAKGPRSQFDGRIDVFSLGCVLFECLTGRPAFQGTHLLARLAKLLMEDPPRVRELRPEVPEVLDELIVQMLSKNPDGRPADGHAVVALLERMGSLERLPALPRPAPPQSLTHTEKRLVSVVAVVPPKVVRAEDSDADQDPSTLLDDVRGAVRPYGAKIEEIANGMFIALLVGTGPATDQAANAARCALRMRYMMPGASIVLLTGRGENTGRLPVGDVFESAASLLEQMSASEQTNRGIYTDDITRALLDARFSVTEEDGRLVLRGEQFVGSEARTLLGKPSPFVGRDRELRHLLETVEEALEDRHGRVVLVTGEAGTGKSRLRFELLHRLKALHPDLVITIGRGDSIGAGSAFALVASGFRTGLGIAKDDPLGAARGKLAASVAVHVGAADRVRVTEFLGELIGLPIADDDDPRMRAARQNPAIMADQIQSAYVDLVRGVLAKRRIVFVLEDLHWGDGPSVKLIDAVLREFADKPLIVVAFGRPEVHQIFPQLWMGRGVHSMTLGGLSRRGCETLIKSVLGSKANAATISAMVDRSGGNAFYLEELIRAVNDGHGRQLPETVLGMVEARIATLEPEARRILRAASIFGDTFWQRGVNKLLRDDLSNDSAGYIKDLCARELIVRRSTSRFSGETEYGFRHSLLREGAYAMLTDRDRALGHDLAAGWLVRAGEKDPMVLAAHFERGTTPDKAAAFYAKAAEHAMQGADFQSAIARAEKGLAAGATGETRAALQAVLSNVHILTAQYAKCYEISASILADSSLGPSSRARALGHAVASAIFLGRFDAFGELFPELLAIEPEPDTVALITRALYPVSTMFLITGQGNKAIPYLQRMEEFAANCRGTDFLVSAWTEFALTGAARELHNDPWRAWKHCQAAVASYAAAGAREYQAISCMQLGLSYMQLGLLAKAEELFNQVLAMPHAGKLSLMYATYYKSRLFLEWGRFDEALTMAEPLAKDVLAANDRLMFWCACLLAVGILMASGKLDEADAILDELGEANAFLPFLRARFLSLRGEICRKRGHAEEAVRLTALSMEIGRAGPRYNYGEEPLRLRHALALHAAGDLDGARRVIQEARDDILGCAEKIPDHTVRMAYLENIAAHAQTLGLAREWSSE, encoded by the coding sequence ATGCCGGAGTTGGTCCTGATCGATGGCCGATTCGAGCTGCGGGATAGCGTAGCTCGAGGCGGGATGGGGGCGGTGTATCGCGCCTTCGATCGGGTCACGCAGCAGGCAGTGGCAGTCAAGGTGTTGCGCGATTCGGCGGACGAAGCGGTCGTTCGCTTTGGTTTCGAGGCGCGGGTGCTCGGTGAAATCGAGCATCCGCATGTCGTACGTTATGTCGCCCATGGTAAGTTGCCTTCGGGCCAGCCCTATTTGGCCATGGAGTGGCTCGACGGACAAACCCTTGCCGGTCGCCTCGTGACGGGGCCGCTCGGCATCGAAGAAACGGTCGAGCTTGCGCGTCGGGTGGCGAGTGGTTTGGGCGAGGCGCATGCGCGAGGCATTGTGCATCGGGACATCAAACCGGGGAACTTGCTTTTGCACCACGGAGATGTTCGTCGTGTAAAACTGCTCGATTTTGGCATCGTGCGTGTCGATGCGATGAACACGGCGTTGACGGTGACCGGGACGCTCATCGGCACGCCGGGGTACATGGCGCCGGAGCAAGCGAAGGGCCCGCGAAGTCAATTCGATGGTCGAATCGATGTGTTTTCGCTCGGTTGCGTGCTTTTTGAATGTTTGACGGGAAGACCCGCATTTCAGGGCACGCATCTTTTGGCGCGTTTGGCGAAGTTGCTCATGGAGGATCCGCCGCGGGTGCGGGAATTGCGTCCGGAAGTGCCGGAAGTGCTCGACGAATTGATTGTGCAAATGCTGTCGAAGAATCCCGACGGCCGCCCTGCCGATGGTCACGCGGTCGTGGCATTGCTCGAGCGAATGGGGTCGCTCGAACGTCTTCCGGCATTGCCTCGCCCGGCGCCGCCGCAGTCGCTCACGCATACCGAGAAGCGGCTCGTCTCCGTCGTGGCGGTCGTGCCGCCGAAAGTCGTACGCGCGGAGGATTCGGACGCCGATCAGGACCCATCGACGCTGCTCGATGACGTGCGCGGTGCCGTGCGCCCATATGGGGCGAAGATCGAAGAAATCGCCAATGGGATGTTCATCGCGCTGCTCGTGGGAACCGGGCCGGCGACGGATCAAGCAGCCAATGCCGCTCGGTGCGCATTACGCATGCGTTACATGATGCCGGGCGCGTCCATCGTGCTGCTTACCGGGCGGGGCGAAAATACCGGGCGACTCCCGGTTGGTGACGTCTTCGAGAGCGCGGCATCATTGCTCGAACAAATGAGCGCATCGGAGCAAACCAATCGAGGAATTTACACTGACGACATTACGCGAGCGCTGCTCGACGCTCGATTTAGTGTTACGGAAGAAGATGGTCGTCTCGTACTTCGAGGCGAACAGTTTGTTGGGTCCGAGGCGCGTACGCTGCTTGGAAAACCGAGCCCCTTCGTCGGTCGTGACCGAGAGTTGCGCCATTTGCTGGAAACGGTCGAGGAAGCGCTCGAAGACCGGCACGGACGCGTGGTGCTCGTGACCGGTGAGGCGGGCACGGGTAAGTCTCGATTACGATTCGAACTTTTGCACAGGCTCAAGGCCTTGCATCCGGATCTGGTGATAACCATCGGACGCGGCGATTCGATTGGCGCGGGTTCGGCGTTTGCCCTCGTCGCTTCGGGCTTTCGGACGGGGCTCGGCATTGCCAAAGACGATCCGCTCGGAGCGGCACGGGGGAAACTGGCTGCGTCGGTTGCGGTGCATGTTGGAGCGGCCGATCGCGTTCGGGTGACCGAATTTCTGGGCGAGCTCATCGGCCTACCAATTGCCGACGATGATGATCCTCGCATGCGTGCTGCGCGTCAAAATCCCGCGATCATGGCCGATCAAATACAATCGGCGTATGTCGACCTCGTGCGCGGCGTTTTGGCGAAAAGGCGCATTGTGTTCGTACTGGAGGACTTGCATTGGGGTGATGGTCCATCGGTCAAGCTCATCGACGCCGTGCTTCGCGAGTTCGCGGACAAACCTTTGATCGTCGTCGCGTTTGGGCGTCCCGAGGTTCATCAAATATTTCCGCAGTTGTGGATGGGACGGGGCGTTCATTCGATGACGCTCGGGGGATTGTCTCGACGCGGCTGCGAAACGCTCATCAAAAGCGTGCTCGGCTCGAAGGCAAATGCGGCAACCATTTCGGCGATGGTGGATCGATCCGGCGGAAATGCGTTTTACCTCGAGGAACTGATACGTGCAGTCAACGACGGGCATGGCAGGCAACTGCCAGAGACGGTGCTCGGCATGGTCGAGGCACGCATCGCAACGCTCGAGCCCGAAGCGCGACGTATTTTGCGTGCGGCCAGCATTTTTGGCGATACGTTCTGGCAAAGGGGCGTGAACAAACTCTTGCGGGACGACCTTTCGAATGACAGCGCTGGCTATATCAAGGATCTGTGTGCCCGAGAATTGATCGTGCGCCGATCGACGAGCCGTTTTTCTGGAGAAACAGAATACGGATTTCGTCATTCGCTCCTGCGTGAAGGTGCGTATGCAATGCTCACGGATCGCGACCGCGCGCTCGGGCATGACTTGGCAGCCGGATGGCTCGTGCGTGCTGGCGAAAAGGATCCAATGGTGCTTGCCGCGCATTTCGAACGCGGAACGACGCCGGACAAGGCAGCCGCTTTTTATGCCAAAGCGGCCGAGCATGCGATGCAAGGTGCGGATTTTCAATCGGCCATTGCCCGCGCAGAAAAAGGGCTCGCCGCCGGAGCCACGGGGGAAACCAGAGCGGCGCTGCAAGCCGTCCTTTCCAATGTGCACATTCTGACGGCACAATATGCGAAATGCTACGAAATATCCGCGTCGATCCTCGCAGATTCGTCCCTTGGTCCTTCGAGTCGCGCCAGGGCGCTCGGGCATGCCGTGGCAAGCGCAATTTTTTTGGGCAGATTCGATGCATTCGGGGAATTGTTTCCCGAACTTCTGGCGATCGAGCCCGAGCCCGATACGGTTGCGCTCATTACCCGGGCATTGTATCCGGTATCCACCATGTTCCTCATCACGGGGCAGGGGAACAAGGCTATTCCCTACCTGCAACGGATGGAAGAGTTTGCCGCGAATTGCCGCGGCACGGATTTCCTCGTAAGCGCGTGGACCGAATTTGCCCTCACGGGCGCAGCTCGAGAACTGCACAACGACCCATGGCGGGCGTGGAAGCATTGCCAAGCTGCGGTTGCCAGCTATGCCGCGGCAGGTGCACGAGAATATCAAGCGATCTCCTGCATGCAGCTCGGTTTGTCATACATGCAGCTTGGGCTCCTGGCAAAAGCTGAAGAACTTTTCAACCAGGTCCTTGCCATGCCTCACGCAGGGAAACTCTCGCTGATGTACGCAACATATTACAAGAGCCGTTTATTTCTCGAATGGGGACGATTCGACGAAGCGCTTACCATGGCCGAACCGCTCGCCAAGGATGTATTGGCGGCAAATGATCGCCTGATGTTCTGGTGTGCGTGCCTCTTGGCGGTCGGCATTTTGATGGCCTCGGGAAAGCTCGACGAAGCTGACGCAATTCTCGACGAGCTAGGCGAAGCGAATGCGTTTTTGCCCTTCCTGCGAGCCCGGTTTTTATCGCTTCGGGGCGAGATTTGCCGCAAGCGAGGGCACGCGGAAGAAGCTGTGCGCTTGACGGCGCTTTCCATGGAGATAGGTCGGGCTGGACCGAGGTACAATTATGGAGAGGAGCCGCTGCGCCTGCGTCATGCATTGGCACTGCACGCGGCCGGTGACCTGGATGGTGCCAGACGCGTCATCCAAGAAGCGCGCGACGATATCCTCGGTTGTGCCGAAAAAATTCCCGATCATACCGTGCGTATGGCGTATTTGGAGAATATTGCAGCCCATGCGCAAACACTCGGGCTTGCGCGCGAATGGTCTAGCGAGTGA
- a CDS encoding DUF3089 domain-containing protein gives MSRRRWGRVLGAIGLLGMAVMVVAFATLDRWLFIALDPGPFDSTKTPAAPDYSKDTSWAALPTMDDDADVFLKELPAVSSGAAYADVFYVHPTTSLAKRWNAPIDEPEVIRATARGGTLIQASAFNACCAVYAPRYRQANGKAFVDANDDGNKAIDVAYSDVAAAFEAFLERRGAGRPFILASHSQGTVVAERLLREKIWGKSIAKDFVVGYLIGGPITRETLGADIPVCNSESQWGCVVAYNVRGPRYQENALEFKNRDGTGTSRSMASRICVNPLTWKNDDVLAPVEKHQGAVFFDAETPAVLPAFTDGTCKDGKLLIQHMEKLPERDFASDLLLHVTGPDNYHPIEVQLFYVNLRNNAVGRVEAFRAAHRETRP, from the coding sequence ATGAGTCGGCGACGTTGGGGACGGGTTTTGGGCGCAATTGGGCTGCTGGGCATGGCGGTGATGGTCGTAGCTTTCGCGACGCTCGATCGGTGGCTCTTCATTGCGCTGGATCCGGGGCCTTTCGATTCGACGAAGACGCCGGCCGCGCCGGATTATTCGAAGGACACTTCGTGGGCCGCACTTCCGACGATGGACGATGATGCGGATGTTTTCCTGAAGGAATTGCCGGCAGTGAGCAGCGGGGCGGCGTATGCCGACGTGTTTTATGTTCATCCGACGACGTCTTTGGCAAAACGGTGGAATGCGCCCATCGATGAGCCGGAGGTGATCAGAGCAACCGCGCGGGGTGGGACCCTCATTCAAGCGAGCGCCTTCAATGCGTGCTGTGCGGTGTACGCACCAAGGTATCGTCAAGCGAATGGCAAAGCGTTCGTGGATGCGAACGACGATGGCAACAAAGCGATCGATGTGGCTTATTCCGACGTTGCCGCTGCATTTGAGGCGTTCCTCGAGCGGCGAGGGGCCGGGCGGCCATTCATTCTAGCATCCCATAGCCAGGGGACGGTGGTTGCCGAGCGGCTCTTGCGGGAAAAAATTTGGGGGAAAAGCATTGCGAAAGATTTCGTTGTTGGATACTTGATTGGTGGTCCGATCACACGGGAAACGCTGGGCGCGGACATTCCGGTGTGTAATTCGGAATCCCAGTGGGGTTGCGTTGTCGCATACAATGTTAGAGGTCCGCGTTACCAGGAAAATGCACTGGAATTCAAGAATCGCGATGGGACGGGGACGAGTCGTTCCATGGCGTCGCGCATTTGTGTAAATCCACTGACGTGGAAAAACGATGATGTGCTGGCTCCTGTCGAGAAACACCAGGGTGCGGTATTTTTCGATGCGGAAACGCCGGCGGTGCTCCCGGCGTTTACCGATGGGACGTGCAAGGATGGGAAACTCTTGATTCAGCACATGGAGAAACTGCCCGAGCGGGATTTTGCAAGCGACCTTTTGCTGCACGTGACGGGCCCGGACAATTACCACCCGATCGAAGTGCAGCTCTTTTATGTGAATTTGCGTAACAATGCGGTGGGTCGCGTCGAGGCGTTTCGCGCGGCGCATCGTGAAACCAGGCCTTGA